Sequence from the Scyliorhinus canicula chromosome 7, sScyCan1.1, whole genome shotgun sequence genome:
ACCAAGAGAAAGAATATTGAACTAAAGCCAAAACAttccaaacctttttttttaagcaaAGTGGAAGCAGTCTAATGTATTTGTATATTATGAACATATACACAGTTCACAGTAGCATTAGACATGTGAACTGGCCAACTTGGGTgtcggggcagcactgtagcacaagtggatagtactgtggcatCACATTGCCAGGATCCccggttcgatttcctgctgggttactgtctgcatgttctccgtgtaagaccataagacataggagtggaagtaaggccattcggcccatcgagtccactccgccattcaatcatcgctgatgggcatttcaactccacctaccagcattctccccgtagcccttaattcctcgcgacatcaagaatttatctatctctgccttgaagccatttagcgtcccggcctccattGCACTcggcggcaatgaattccacaggcccaccactctctggctgaagaaatgtctccgcatttctgttctgaatttaccccctctaattctaaggctgtgcccacgggtcctcgtctcctcgcctaacggaaacagtttatttgcgtccaccctttctaagccatgtattatcttgtaagtttctattagatctccccttaaccttctaaactccaatgaatacaatcccaggatcctcagccgttcatcacccgccattccagggatcatccattgtatgcatgggtttcctccgggtgctgtggtttctgcctaaagtccaaagatgtgtaggttaggtggattggcaatgataaattgcccttcgtgaccaaaaaaaaaggttaggtggggttattgggatacggtGGAAGTTAGGgcttgtgggtcggtgcagactcgatgggccgaatggcctccttctgcactgtatgttctatcttcgCAAGGACCTCTCAATGCAGTTGAACTAAAATAACATATGTACATTCTCAGTTCTTTAAACCACCATGTTTACCGGACTTCTTTTGACCTAGTCAGACAACACCGTCAGGGTTACCGTGGAAAACTGGGACAAACGGTACTTGTCAGTTGGGagtaaaacagaaaataatgTAAATATTCAGCAGTTCAAGCAACGTCTGCGGCGAAGTAAATGTGTTTCCCTCTCCACGCACacactgcctgacctgttgaataTCTCAAGCATTTGTTTTTACTTTAGCTTTCCACAATCCGCAGCACAGGTATATTTTGCTTCTGCTCATTTAAAGTCTGCTTAAAAGGCATACGTCAGAAGTGAAGAGACTAACTTCAGCACTGCCATGGTCACCACAAAACGTAAGCAGAAAGTAATGAAAATCACAGGAGTTTTTGACCAAAACGTCCGATAATAATTTGGTTTCCAAAAAAGGGATAAAAATCTGCTTTCTAAAAAGTTCCATGGGTTAGGGGAACCACCACCACAATCAGAAAATAAATCCACGGCTAGTGGCAGGAAGGAGTCGGTTCATCTGGAGACATAATTCACTCGCCTCCCTGTCGGAATCAGGCGGGAAGCCAGGCACCCATCGTCTGCGGTTCAAACATTAACCGACACTCCCGTGCCAGGCACCCAGCGACACCGTCTACATTTACAACTCCGCCCGCGACTCACCTCCATCTTGAAGAAAACAACTCCGAATGCATTGACCTGTCCAATCATGACACAAATAGCATTGGCCATGTTTTCTCGGCTCCCATCTGGCAAAACTCCCAAAGGCACATGCGCAGAGCGGTAACTCCCTCCGCCCGCCACCCACCACAGCCACACGAGCAATTCCTCCGGCTGTTTCAAACGGTTACTGCGATTGTGACACTTTGCAAAACTAGTGCAACACGTTTGCTCAACAATCAGGATTTAGAATCATataaatccatacagtgcagaaagcggcgcctcggcccatcgaatctgcaccggcccttcaaaTTTGCAatctctacccatgtccacccaCCCTAGCCCATAACCTAAACTGCCCATCTCtggaccaaggggcaatttagcatggactgcgggaggaaatcagagaacacggagaatgtataaactccacagccagaattgaacccatgtctctggtgctgtgagacagcagtgctaaccctgaaCTAATGGTTAATGTAACTAATTGCTACAGCACAAGTAGATCCAGGCCAGCACTGCATGGTAGGTGTTCTCACTTTGGCAAGATCCTTCCACACATATTGCTGCACTGCATTTTGTAATCTCATCCCAATAATTGCATAAATACAATAGTACTTATTTCCCTTGGCTTCCATCTTACTATCATCCCCACAGCTTTTTTGGCATCAGTGTCCACAAAGAATCAAGGTTCTAATATGAGATGGAAAGTTGATTAATATAAAATAGTTAGTTATGTCAGTATTTACTGACAGGGTTTCTCAATTGTAATTGGTTTGAGTCTGCTCAGTTAATTAACAAGATCATAAATAATCTattgcaactccaccttcctacCACTACCTTTAACACAAATGATTGGAATTCTGTATCCCATCAATATGAATATTCTAGTGAAGATACTTCTCAGCTCTGCCCGATGCCCATCATTCAGACTGCTATCCCTCTGCCCGATGCCCATCATTCAGACTGCTATCCCATGTTCTAGCTCCTCAGCCAAGCAAGgggaacattttttaaatgtttcaattaaaCCACTTTTTTGCTGAGCCATGAGAAATACAGGCCTTTTTCCTCAATCTCCCCTCAGAGAATTCAATAATTGCAGGAATAAGTCTAATAAACCTTCATTATGTTTGTTCTAGCAAAGTCTATCCTGCttaggtaaggaggccaaaaACTCGTACTTTTGGAGGTGTAGCTTCACCAATCTGCTCCCGACGGTAGATTTTTTCTTAATGTACGCGTAGAGTGGAACTTGGTCACTAGCACAAGTAAACTTTCAAACCATCAGAAACCAACAGAAAACAGTGGCAGCTCCTTTTGATCAGTGACATTTGCCTTGTTCTCATTGTATGATAGATGAAGCAGCAAGCCAGAATTACCCTCCAAAAAAATGGATGACTTCATATTGCAAACTCCAATAACCCATTACCTCAACATAGTGGAGGTCCAAATTGGAAGTTGCTCAGTATCCAATATTTTGAAGATTTCCCCATTGTTCTCCGATAGCTCATATGAACAATAAGCATGTACAAAAGATCTGGGTTACCTCAAAGTCCAGAAATTCATCAAGACATTTAGATATTGAAAGAAAAGGACAATGCCTTTATTAGATTTGTTTGACAACACATTGTTCAGTGTTTCCAGCTATTGGGTTAATTCAAGTTCTTTTAGATCAACAAATTCCAATAGCCAAAAGCTTTCCAGGCTAACAAATCAAAATCCAACTGGATGTTACTTAAAATATCTGGATTTAAGATTAAACAATATATCTTTGAATTTCAAGCACAACATTTCAGACATAAATCATTTGGACCTAATGTCCTGTTTGCACTGTAGACATTATGTAACAAAGTACTGAACAACGTTGCTGTGCATTAGACTATTTTGGACCAGGAGTTAACAGGTAAATGTCAACCTATAGAAAAGTTACAAGTCAATTCTCTCCTCCCCACAGCCAAGTTTATTTCAATCTTTAGCAATTCCAATTACACCACAGGCTAAACgacttccagcatttcctgttcgaGTGctctcctcatctccaccttttCCCAAGTCATCTTCCTTCTCATGAACCttcacaaaaacaaaaaatagtaTTTAGGTATTTAATGGCAAGGCGATTGGAAAGCTTCGAGACCCGACAAGAGGAATGATGGTACAGCGCGAGTTCTATTATCTTCATTCCAGGTCCAACTAAAACCCACAAATTACCGTTTTGGTTTTAAAGCCACATTCAGAATAAATACCTGAACAAAGTTAGGAAATTTACATATATTCAAAAGTACTAGGCTAATATTTGACTTAATTTGCATTGAAGACTTGGCCCCCTTGAAAAAGGAATTAAATGCTGAATTGCATCCTATTACAAGgccagtttttatttttaaaaaacacttaccACAAGTGTACGTCCAATAATGGACCTTTCCCCAGAAAGATGGAGTTGATTATCCTGGATTTCAATGGTAGCCACACCATCTCCATTAGCCTCCACATTGCCTAGATCACCAACATGTCTGCAATGAATCAAAAGTCATAATTAAACCAACTAATTTAATCTATACAAATGTTGAAAGCAATAAAAATTCCGAAACAAAAAACAGGTTCTTAATGACAAAAGAATAGCACTTCAGAAATCTTGGGAAGGCTTTTAGCAAGTTCAGTGTAGCAAAATTATAAAGACCTCCACACAACTTCAACTGGAAAAAGGCTGCAAGCAATTTGTTCCCTCATTCGACATAGTCTTGTACTAATAAACTGCACTGGAGCTTGGGCCACCAATTCAACACATTGATTCATTGCTTCAGTTCATCCTCATCCACACCCTACTATCATCATCGgtggcactgttacttcacaggttcgattcctgtcttgggtcactgcctgcagagtctgcacattctcccagtgtgtttcctccgctcccagtgtctgcgtgggtttcctcccacaagtcctgaaagacatgctgttaggcaaattggacattctgaattctccctcaatgtaccaaaCGAgcgttggagtgtggcgactaggggatttttacagtaatgtcattgcagagttaatgcaagcctacttgtgacagtaataaattaTTATGCACAAGGACTCCTGCAGCAAAATTTATTTTTGGCATTATTTTACAGCATAGGCTTTAAATTTCATTCCATTGGCCATGCAATCAGTACCACCATGAATTGCTTTCTCATGTCCTGCAATTGCCACAGGGAACTATTTTGAACCTCTGGCCATCATCAATACCCATGGGCATTTCATCTGTGTGTTTTCAGCTGCTGTATGATAGAATAAGGGattgtaggttaacttcttaagggcagcacggtagcattgtggatagcactattgcttcacagctccagggtcccaagttcgatttcgactagggtcactgtctgtgtggagtctgcacatcctccccgtgactgtgtgggtttcctccgggtactccggtttcctcccacagtccaaagatgtgcaggttgggtggattggccatgaaaaattgtccaaaattctatgattaacctaggacaaaagttcggcgcaacatcatgggccgaagggcctgttctgtgctgtatttctctatatctatatctatatccctGGAAACTGGCCATTTtggcagagatctcccaaagcaacACAAAAAGCTGTGGCTCCAAATCTTTGCTGAACTCATTTGGCCCGCCTAAAATGTGTACATAATCATGCATTTTTGAAAGCATTCTAATACAGGCTTCAAAGATTAGGCCAGTGTTgcccttgatttaaaaaaaaaaaaatctttattctcCTCATATTTAATATTTATCAAATAACGAAAAATCAAAAACAAATCTAACAACCAtcacccagcaccccctcaaATATACAGACCAACACATCCACCTGTGCATTCCAGGTTTAAACATTAGCAGTCAATCAATAAACAGTGTAATCAAAACcataacccaaacccccccccaagttTGATGGCAACCAATTcaccaaagtgcataataaacagtccCCATGAATTGAAGAACCCCTCCATCCCCTTCAGCTCAAATTTTACCTTCACGGGTCAGAAATTCAAGCAGGTCCCTCCGCcaagctgaggcacagggtgaaGTTTACCTCCACCCCAACGGGACCTGCCTCCAggcaatcagcaaggcaaaggcgAAAATATCCACCCCCTCCTGCAGCTCAGGTCAATCAGACACActgaaaatggcttctaggggccctggttccaagttcacaTGTAGTACCCGAGAAGatactgaaaacctccctccaatacttctccagcttcagacaggaccaaaatatatggaCATGGGTTTGCAGGACCCCTCCCACAACACTCACATACACCCTTCACTCCCTCAAAAAgggtcagctcatcctcgccctcatgaggttcACCCTATATACagctttcagctgtatcagccccaaccttgcacaagAGGTTGAGGCGTTCaacctccagagcacctcacaccacacagtCTTCCATAATCTCCCAAACTCTTCCTCCCAGTTGCTTAATCCCTTCCTCAGACGTCCCGACCACAGCAGTGCCAATTTGTTTTATACTCCATTGGAAATCCATATGCCCTGCCACCTCCCTCAATTGCCTCCTATTCTCCCACCAACCTCAGATACTCCAATCCATCTAGGAACTCCCATCCCGTATCCCTCCCCCGCTGGCTCTGACCAATACAatttcataaaattcctcaaacaccttgttcccgtaccagcctccccggacaggcgccggaatgtggcgactaggggcttttcacagtaacttcattgaagcctactcgtgacaataaagcgattttcattttcatttcaatctggTCCAGGGCTTCCACTAATTTCCCCGTCCTatgcctggacaatttcccttgccagcAGCTCCCATCGATGATCAcattcaagaacaaagaacaaaaagatacagcaaaggaacaggccgttcggcacTCCCAAGTCTGTGCTAACACGATACCCCAACTAAAAAACCTTCAGCCCTTACTCGGCCtgcatccctctatttcctccctattcatgtacccttCCAGATGCCTCTGTTACTAATGTGCCTGCTACCATCACATCATCTGGCAGcacgtttcaggcacccacctcGAGAAATTTTCTCCCTCTCACTTGAACTGGTGCCCCCTTGTAATCGACATTACACTCGTGGAAAAAGCCCGATTATCCACAGTGTCTGTGCCTCCTTCCCttagcctccatctttccagtgaaaacaatcctagtttattcaacctctcctcatagccaacatccaagaccaggcaacatcccagtgaaccttcattgcactctctccaaagcttccacatccttctgataatgtggtgaccagaactgcacgcaatactcccaaATGCAGCTTAACAAAGGTTTTATATAGGTGCAACACGATTTCCCAACTAGTGTACTGAAATATaactggctgatgaaggcaaacatccatgtgcctttttaatcaccttggccactggtgttgccacttttaggcaACTGTacacctgcatgcccagatccctctatgttaatgttcttaagggttctgccatttacagtacaattcatacctagatttgatccttcaaaatgcatcaccttgcatttgacCAGATTAAACTTCacttgccatttctgtgcccaagtctccaatctatctacatcctGTTGTACCCTCTAACAATCCTtgacactatcagcaactccacaaaatttgtgtcatccgcaagcttactaatcagatcacccGAACATTTGCAAACTGCCTGCCCTCAAATCCCATCTCGTCCTCCCCAATCACACCTGGCACATAACCCGTGTAGCCAGTACATTCGTCAAATGTTTTGTATCAGCATTCAATAATGAAATTGAGCAGTGTGATCCACACTGCTTGCGGTCTTGTCCTTCTTTAGATGTCTGTGACAATGTTTGGGGCAGGGGGGTTTCACCCTTTTCCAGTGCCTTGTGATACATCACGAGCAATGAGGGACCCAAGCCGCTTACAGAAGTTAGCTGGGAAATAGTCCGGGCCCAGGACCTCTGGACTGTATGAACCCCGTGCACAACATCAcctcacagcaccccccccccccccccccccccacacacacacacacacacacacacacacacacacaagtcttGCAATCATATCTGCTCTACCCTCGTAAACGTACCCAAGTTGTTCTTTAGAAAAACGAATAAGCAATGAATTGGTTCAAAAGGCTCTGCCCGACAACAAGTGGCGATTGCAttccactggaatgttttcagagttaaaaggttccagtttggtttcacttttgcttCTGGAAGCCTGGATGGAAGGTTCTAATTAACTCGGGGGAAAAAAAATCTAGCTAATCCTTTTCAGAAGGCCACTGATGGTGGACCTGCTCTCTAGCAAGTCTGGGTGACATGCTCAAGTCTGTATAGGCCTGAAGCTGAATGCAAGTTTTGATGTGAAATAGTGTCTCCCCAAAAAGATGACGATAatgataataattattattattgtagtgTATCCCAAaaagataatatttattattgtcacaagtaaccttacattaacactgtaatgagttactgtgaaaatcccctagtcaccagtgCCTACTTCAAGTacgcagaaggagaattcagaatgtccaattcacccatcaAGCACATCCTCtgggacttgcaggaggaaaccagagcacccagaggaatcccacgcagacacgaagaacgtgcagacaccacacagatatAGGCCTGAAGGTGAACCTCAAACTGAAGGTCCCGTTTGATTAGTAGTGAAGTATTTTGCCAGAAAGCCCGCTACCTGTAAGTACTGTTTTCAAACTACAAGGACactgaatgaatgaatgactctgcGAAGATAACCACTACCAgttgtaaaccagagactttaatctaAATAACCATCATTGGAGGCAAAGGCTCTtatctttgaatcatagaatttacagtgcagaagggtgttcatcaccccctcccacaccaaaaGGCTGTTTGTCTGTGTCTTGTGCTTGGGTAGAGGGAGAGGATGGGACAGTTAAGTGggttatccagttgtatttacttCTATTTCATGATCGATCTTGATACAAATAAACAGATAGACAGCAATTATGTTTCAACATAAACCCAGTGACTAATTATTCTGCAGCTAAGGGCCAAAACCTGGAAATCTTGAAGAATCATCAGTTAATTCactgttgtgactctggggcaaGAGAGGCTGGAATTAACCATGCACTTGTCCACTGTGTCATAATAGCCTATTACATTAAAAGCAAAATTTTAAAATACCCAAAAGGGACAGCATGCACAACCACAGTATGGAAACCCAGTCCATAAAAAAACCTCACCTTTCTTCAGCACCTGGTCCACCATGAGTTTTCGAAAACGGGTTGTAGTGAGGTCCTGCACTGATGCAGCCTGTATTGTACACAGACAAAACAAACATGCTTCAAGTAATATTAGTTAGTTGACAAGAAAATGTTTCAGACACTTGGGAGTGGATTATAACACACATGATTCTAAAGGTTGTATGTTTGTTTACATCTAGGGGTTCACATTTTAGGAGAGACGCAGTATTTAGTGGCAAGTAACACACAACCTCCAGCCTCTGTTTACCATTCCAGCTGATGGAATGTGAAATCAAttacatctggaattgaaagctagtctcaatttTACCATAAAATGATCAATCGTCATGataacccatctggttccttTAGGTAAGGAGTATGCCATCCATAACCTGGTCTTGTTTAcaagactccagacccacaacaatgtggttgactctaacaaacacctccaggggctgtttagctcaatgggctaaatcgctggctttgaaagcagaccaaggcaggccagcagcacggttcgattcccgtaacagccttcccgaacaggcgccggaaagtgatgactaggggcttttcacagtaacttcatttgaaacctactcgtgacaataagcgattttcatttcatatttagtAAGCCACTCTTTCTCGCTCAATACCCAGCCAAATTAACACCCTGTTCAAACatgttagctaacaggaagctaCAATGCAGACCCAAGGAGAGCACAGATTGGTGGAAGTGAAACTTGCTTCCAAATGATATTGTAGATTCATATTATGTTAGATATTCTGCCTCTTCACAGCACACACAGTTCACTGATGCAGTTTATAGAAAGGTACCAGAAGCAAGAGCTCAGACACATTTTTCAGATTAATGCCTGCTCTGAGAAAAGTAATTAAGCAGTAGAAACGCAGGAGAAACATATTTCACCTGCCAGATGAACTAACTGAAAGATTTTTCCATGCGGTGGGAATCATTCCCAATATAGCAGAAAATTTGAAACATTTCCCGTTCTTGTCTCAGACAAATGCACCTTAATTCATGGGTCTGATTGTGGCACTTGACATGAACCAAAATGCATGGAACCTTTGGACATGTCAGACTAAAAATTATTTGTGCTGCATATAAAAGCAGCACAACGCATATTCAATTTCTGGTTGCAAGCTTCTGTACCTAGTGTACATGGAGGCATAGTAATTTACAAACAAACATCAGTCCTCACTGTTTTAACTGACCCTGATGCCCAGTTGCAATGTATGGCTAAACAATAATACATTATGCTTGAAGTTTTCCCTCCAGTTATATAGCAGTTTCTATAGCAGAGAGACCAAATAGGTCACATCTGTGGAGCAGATTAATCATGTAGGAGCATTCCTGCATCTTTCTATTCATGCACTGAAGCTCATGTAAAAGCAGACTAATTTTACTACTAATGAATGAGTGTAGTCACTGCTCTAGGAATCCTGAAGTTAATGTCTTTCTGGCTAACATGGTACTGCAATTAGTCATCTGCCTTTCACGCCACCAGATATCACAATGCTTGGTTCAGTTTTAATGCTTTTGGGGCAAAGGGAAGAGATTCTGTCTGTCAGCTTGGTCTCTATTAGCTCACTTACTGTACTCCagactttgcacatctttgatgATTGCTCCTCATCATTTCCACTTGCCGTATTGTTGACATGGCTCTCATCCCGCCAAGCTCAACGCATTTGATATTCTTCAGCTTCGGACCCAACTATTGCCCTGATGCCTTTTTCCAGTCTGCCTAGAGGTCCCTTGCCTCATCCCAAGCTGGTCTGAACAGTGAGTCAATAAAAAGGCAAAGGAACAGAACCGAATGTCTTCTTATTTAAGAATTAGATGGCCATTTCAgtattcattcttttttttaaaattctaattaaAAGACAATTTAGGATGTAACATCTTTCACAACCCAAACCATTTTACTGCTAATGAAGAGAGTGTAGTCACTGCTCTAATGTAGGAAACTTGCAAGTTAATGTCTTTCTGGCTAGCATGGTACTGCAATTAGTCACCTGCCTTTTGCTCCACCAGGTATCACAATGATTGGTTTTGTTTTACTTTATGAATATTACCATAAACTTCCTTCTTAGTTGATGGCTTGTCACTTAACCATGACtgcagtttttattttaaataaatcaaACCACTTATTTGACTTCCTTCCAAATCTGCACAGAGACATTTGTGAAATGGGGATCTGCTAATGGTTCAGCATGCTGGCAAGGTGACCTGTAATttccctatttcccccccccacccccgttcagATTTTCAGTTCTCTGACCGAccaaccaaccaacccccccaccaacaacCTCTTTGGATATTCATATCTTTGCTCATGGCTATTGCTCCATCCAAGTATCAGGTATCACTTCTGCTATTTAACCACAATTCCTACAGTGCCATTGATTCCACACTAAACctcagagcaccctacctaggcctactcccccatcctatccccataaccccatctaacctgcacatccttggacaccaaggggaaatttaggacagccaatccaccgaaccagcacttctttggactgtgggaggaaaccggagcacccagaggaaatccgcaGTCACCCAAGCCCACAATTAaatccaggtccttggtgctgaggcagcagtgctaacgagtaccaccatgctgcccaatcttgCACTTAGCTCCTTCCCCTTGTTAAACATTTCCATACATagcattttacatagaatttacagtgcaggaggccattcggcccatcgagtctgcaccggctcctggaaagagcaccctacccaaggttaacacctccaccctatccccataacccaataaccccacccaacatgaagggcaattttggacactaagggcaatttatcatggccaatccacctaacctgcacatctttggactgtgggaggaaaccggagcacccggaggaaacccacgcacacacggggaggacatgcagactccgcacagacagtgacccaagccccaagccggaatcgaacctgggactctggagctgtgaagcgattgtgctatccacaatgctaccgtgctgcccttttgcgtGTTTTCTAATTCTGATGGTGCCATACCCAAAACATCAATTTTATGGTCTCCCCATAGTTTCTGCCCGACTTTCTGTTgccagtattttatttttgttataCTATCTTTTTGAAAGTTCGAGGCC
This genomic interval carries:
- the sod1 gene encoding superoxide dismutase [Cu-Zn] isoform X2, which gives rise to MKAICVLKGTGEVTGTIEFDQSGDGPVTVKGSITGLTPGKHGFHVHAFGDNTNGCISAGPHYNPFSKTHGGPGAEERHVGDLGNVEANGDGVATIEIQDNQLHLSGERSIIGRTLVVHEKEDDLGKGGDEESTRTGNAGSRLACGVIGIAKD
- the sod1 gene encoding superoxide dismutase [Cu-Zn] isoform X1, translated to MKAICVLKGTGEVTGTIEFDQSVRKERNWSVCPCKRQLVGDGPVTVKGSITGLTPGKHGFHVHAFGDNTNGCISAGPHYNPFSKTHGGPGAEERHVGDLGNVEANGDGVATIEIQDNQLHLSGERSIIGRTLVVHEKEDDLGKGGDEESTRTGNAGSRLACGVIGIAKD